One segment of Ignavibacteria bacterium DNA contains the following:
- a CDS encoding UvrD-helicase domain-containing protein, with protein MPTQLEFNDSEIASLADELAIDLSSAEKIAILKASTSCDVQAGPGCGKTTILTAKLALLANKWRWPDRGVLVLSHTNVARREIESRLGQSRSLAKLLGYPHFIGTFQAFVDQFLALPYMRTEGIEVTAIDDERFSNRALSLFERGPYGNTKGVMKRRSEPLEDVIGKLVLNGAELRVSHPAERNKGFPGPTSNTANELTALKRQLSKAGYFRFDDMYAYAEACLVRRRYLLNIVRHRFPWVFVDELQDTNASQDRILETLFSADGCVMQKFGDKNQAIFKFDATSITTPQLFDNRPSLPLSETHRFGDDIARFASPLTVIEPQTLKAAASGNKRKHTIFVFDRGSIHRVVPAFADLVLRELPESSLQKNEVCVVGGRKNLTDPKAKNFPEAIGDYWKGFQANLSRKASMPDSLYSFVIEARALANKDNSFAEPSIRIARGVLEAVRRATPDKQAPLINSRTELKAFLKTDDSYIEFKKLMWDFLQPGADLSEYAWNTKIARLVKLLKAIMPDANCASVEEFLAWGGKTESEPNVGNRSAEEGDNILLHHGSTGEVRLRFDSIHGVKGETHAATLVVETYFSRTWDMKSLLPILTGTKNTTSLTGSAIDHCKRLFVGVTRPTDLVCLAIFSDHISDRDIELLLGAGWLVERLI; from the coding sequence ATGCCAACCCAGCTTGAGTTTAACGATAGTGAGATTGCTTCGTTGGCGGATGAACTCGCGATTGATCTCTCTTCAGCGGAGAAGATTGCGATCCTGAAGGCATCTACGAGTTGCGACGTTCAGGCCGGACCAGGTTGCGGAAAGACGACGATCCTAACGGCCAAACTCGCTCTTCTCGCAAATAAGTGGCGATGGCCAGATCGGGGCGTCTTGGTTCTGTCTCATACAAACGTAGCCCGACGGGAAATCGAATCTCGTCTAGGTCAATCCAGATCGTTGGCCAAACTGCTAGGATATCCGCATTTCATTGGGACATTCCAGGCATTTGTTGACCAATTTCTTGCATTGCCGTATATGCGTACGGAGGGGATTGAGGTGACGGCCATAGATGACGAAAGATTTTCCAATAGAGCACTTTCATTGTTTGAAAGAGGGCCATATGGGAACACTAAGGGCGTGATGAAGAGGCGTTCGGAGCCACTGGAGGATGTCATCGGGAAACTCGTTTTGAATGGTGCGGAACTACGCGTGAGCCATCCCGCTGAAAGAAATAAGGGTTTCCCTGGACCAACATCAAATACCGCTAACGAGTTGACAGCGCTGAAACGTCAACTTTCAAAAGCCGGCTACTTCCGGTTCGATGATATGTATGCCTATGCAGAGGCGTGTCTCGTTCGTAGAAGGTACCTTCTCAATATAGTTCGACACAGATTCCCTTGGGTTTTCGTCGATGAGTTACAAGATACCAACGCGAGTCAGGATAGAATCTTGGAAACACTGTTTTCAGCAGATGGTTGTGTGATGCAAAAGTTTGGTGACAAGAACCAAGCCATTTTCAAATTCGACGCTACGTCGATAACTACACCTCAGCTGTTTGATAATCGTCCAAGTTTACCGCTGTCTGAGACCCATCGTTTTGGAGACGACATTGCCCGCTTTGCGTCGCCTCTCACTGTTATCGAACCACAAACCCTTAAAGCTGCTGCTTCTGGCAACAAAAGGAAGCATACAATTTTTGTATTCGATCGCGGCTCGATACACCGGGTGGTTCCCGCGTTTGCTGATCTAGTGCTCCGCGAGCTCCCCGAATCTAGTCTTCAAAAAAATGAAGTATGCGTTGTTGGTGGACGGAAGAATCTCACAGATCCAAAGGCAAAGAATTTTCCAGAAGCGATAGGCGATTACTGGAAAGGCTTCCAAGCCAATCTCAGTCGCAAGGCCAGTATGCCGGATTCACTCTATAGCTTTGTGATAGAGGCCCGTGCGTTGGCGAACAAAGACAATTCGTTTGCAGAGCCTTCAATAAGAATTGCCAGAGGTGTGTTAGAAGCCGTTCGTCGTGCTACGCCCGATAAGCAAGCACCGCTTATCAATTCTCGCACTGAACTGAAAGCGTTCTTAAAAACAGATGACTCATATATAGAGTTTAAGAAGCTGATGTGGGATTTTCTCCAGCCTGGTGCTGATCTATCTGAATATGCCTGGAACACGAAGATTGCGAGACTCGTTAAGCTTTTGAAAGCAATCATGCCGGATGCCAACTGTGCCAGTGTGGAGGAGTTCTTGGCGTGGGGTGGAAAGACAGAATCAGAGCCCAACGTCGGTAATCGGAGTGCGGAGGAAGGTGACAACATCTTGCTGCATCATGGATCGACTGGTGAGGTGAGACTGCGTTTTGACTCGATCCACGGAGTAAAGGGCGAGACCCATGCGGCTACTCTTGTTGTCGAGACATACTTTTCGAGGACTTGGGACATGAAGTCACTGCTTCCAATCCTCACTGGAACTAAGAACACTACCAGTTTGACCGGCAGTGCAATTGACCACTGCAAGAGGCTGTTTGTCGGTGTCACACGTCCAACTGACTTGGTGTGCCTCGCCATCTTCTCGGATCACATATCTGATCGAGACATTGAACTGCTATTAGGCGCAGGTTGGCTGGTAGAGCGATTGATCTGA
- a CDS encoding AAA family ATPase, protein MRLTYLSADNFRIFGSKASNSNLELAIRPGLTLLVGQNDSGKSAIIDALRLVLGTTSQDWLRITDEDFHCSTGTVAQEFSIYCRFEELTESEAARFLEWLSLTDGKPILELTLRARRIERTNKIGARVWMVEASTRTGSNGQGKAVDGEIRSFLRLTYLKPLRDADAEMAAGRGSRLSQLLINHPAFKDEDEPSELPPLEAGKPQLPPSTLRGIVDTTDRWIEESPAIAAACRQLNTEYLKKLSVGSDKLTGKITLNGQAGLRSILEKLELWLTKEGVTDHTRHGLGLKNLLFIAAELLLLSQSAETGLPLLLVEEPEAHLHPQLQLRLMEFLEDEAISSGVQAVLTTHSPNLASKAKLEDVTIVDCGRVFPLSENNTLLAPGDYRFLEKFLDTTRANLFFARGVVIVEGEAENILIPVLSDLLGLSFSRNGVSIVNVGHRGLFRYGRVFQRVPGIEELPIPVACISDRDIPPDEAADYLGDRKKESDFIREGKVKAHETNLKKHDGQSVRTFVSPQWTLEYDLALSGLASELHMAIAAAKALSETGVEPDSAALAAAQTAFMKEEAKQQSAQHLAAFVFKPLFNKQTSKVETAQRLAAALKDAKPTPEELRKKLPLYLVEAIEYVCGKTPSVPANANPA, encoded by the coding sequence ATGAGATTAACCTACCTTTCAGCAGACAACTTTCGAATATTCGGTTCGAAGGCTAGCAATTCCAACTTGGAGCTAGCAATAAGGCCGGGTCTGACCCTGCTTGTTGGGCAGAACGATTCCGGGAAGTCCGCCATTATCGATGCACTGCGTCTCGTACTAGGAACAACCAGTCAAGATTGGCTCCGGATCACAGACGAGGATTTTCACTGCTCAACCGGAACGGTTGCTCAGGAGTTCTCGATCTACTGTCGCTTTGAAGAACTTACAGAAAGCGAAGCGGCGCGGTTTCTTGAATGGCTTTCACTAACCGATGGGAAGCCGATTCTGGAGTTGACTCTCCGCGCTCGCCGTATTGAGAGGACGAACAAGATCGGCGCAAGGGTATGGATGGTAGAGGCCTCGACACGCACCGGATCGAATGGACAAGGGAAAGCTGTTGATGGGGAAATCCGCTCCTTCCTCCGTTTGACATATCTAAAGCCATTAAGAGATGCTGACGCCGAAATGGCAGCAGGTAGAGGTTCACGTCTTTCGCAACTTCTCATTAACCACCCAGCGTTCAAAGACGAAGACGAGCCCAGTGAGTTGCCTCCTCTCGAGGCTGGAAAACCACAGCTTCCTCCTTCGACTCTGCGAGGTATTGTAGACACAACCGATCGGTGGATTGAGGAGAGTCCTGCAATCGCAGCGGCTTGTCGCCAACTAAATACCGAATACTTAAAAAAGCTCTCTGTGGGGTCAGACAAGTTAACGGGCAAAATCACGTTAAATGGGCAAGCTGGACTGCGCTCAATTCTTGAAAAGCTTGAATTGTGGCTCACCAAGGAAGGTGTAACGGACCACACGCGTCATGGACTTGGGCTCAAGAATCTTTTGTTCATTGCTGCGGAATTGCTCTTGCTCAGTCAGTCTGCAGAAACAGGACTGCCGTTGCTTCTTGTGGAGGAGCCAGAGGCGCATCTGCACCCCCAACTTCAGCTACGCCTAATGGAGTTTCTCGAAGATGAAGCTATCTCGTCGGGCGTTCAGGCAGTTCTCACAACGCATAGTCCGAATCTAGCTTCCAAGGCCAAGTTGGAGGATGTCACTATAGTGGATTGCGGTAGAGTGTTCCCGTTATCTGAGAACAATACTTTGTTAGCCCCAGGAGACTATCGCTTTTTAGAAAAGTTCCTAGACACCACGAGAGCAAATCTCTTCTTCGCGAGAGGTGTTGTCATCGTTGAAGGAGAAGCCGAGAATATTCTCATTCCTGTCTTGTCGGACCTCCTCGGCCTATCTTTCTCACGCAACGGTGTATCAATCGTCAATGTTGGACACCGCGGTCTATTTCGCTATGGCAGAGTTTTTCAACGAGTACCTGGTATTGAAGAACTGCCGATACCGGTGGCCTGCATCTCCGACCGCGATATTCCACCTGACGAAGCGGCTGACTATCTCGGCGACCGTAAGAAAGAGAGTGATTTCATCAGGGAAGGGAAAGTTAAAGCGCATGAGACGAATCTTAAGAAACACGACGGTCAGAGTGTAAGGACGTTTGTCTCACCACAATGGACTCTCGAATACGACTTGGCACTTTCTGGTCTAGCAAGTGAACTTCACATGGCCATTGCCGCTGCGAAAGCCTTGTCCGAAACGGGAGTCGAACCGGACTCAGCCGCCCTCGCTGCAGCTCAGACCGCATTTATGAAAGAAGAAGCAAAACAGCAATCGGCGCAACACTTGGCAGCATTCGTGTTCAAGCCTTTGTTCAACAAACAGACATCTAAGGTTGAAACCGCACAGCGCCTCGCCGCTGCTCTAAAAGACGCCAAGCCAACACCAGAGGAACTTCGCAAGAAGCTGCCGCTCTACCTCGTCGAGGCAATCGAATATGTATGTGGCAAAACCCCTAGTGTTCCCGCCAATGCCAACCCAGCTTGA